The proteins below are encoded in one region of Planctopirus limnophila DSM 3776:
- a CDS encoding Gfo/Idh/MocA family protein, with amino-acid sequence MDTTNGSLNRKLRMALVGGGSGSFIGRVHATAAVLDNRAALVAGALSSDPVRAKSSAAGYDIPLDRAYASYQELIESELAKPATERIDFLTIATPNHMHFPVAKAAVEAGFNVVCDKPMTFDLAQAEELQKLVEKSGVVFAVTHNYTGYPLVRLAREMVQNGELGEIQCIRSNYIQGWLRTRLEASDQKQAAWRTDPTRSGAAGCFGDIGTHAYNLGRYISGLLPKQISCHLRTFETGRALDDYGHAVIQFENGALGTVTASQVTHGRENDVTIEVDGTKGAIQWRQENPNELIVRRNGSAHQIYTRDPNAPYFLPLAKSSCRLPSGHPEAFFEAFANIYRAAFDAMILRIEGKSFETKNTIYPNVYDGVEGMYFIQQSVASSRENGAWLPLQHQAARK; translated from the coding sequence ATGGACACCACGAATGGCAGCTTGAATCGTAAACTCCGGATGGCCCTGGTGGGCGGGGGTTCGGGATCATTTATCGGTCGTGTGCATGCAACAGCTGCTGTCCTCGACAATAGGGCTGCTCTTGTGGCAGGAGCTTTGTCTTCAGACCCCGTCCGTGCAAAATCTTCGGCAGCAGGATATGACATTCCTTTGGATCGGGCTTATGCATCCTATCAAGAGTTAATCGAAAGTGAACTGGCCAAACCAGCCACTGAACGCATTGACTTCCTGACGATTGCGACACCGAATCACATGCACTTTCCAGTCGCCAAGGCTGCTGTCGAAGCGGGCTTCAATGTCGTCTGCGACAAGCCGATGACATTCGATCTGGCTCAGGCCGAAGAGCTACAGAAGCTTGTGGAAAAATCGGGTGTAGTCTTTGCTGTGACCCATAATTACACGGGGTATCCGCTGGTGAGGCTGGCCCGTGAAATGGTGCAGAATGGTGAGTTGGGCGAGATTCAATGCATTCGCTCCAACTACATTCAGGGCTGGTTGCGAACCCGGCTGGAAGCTTCCGATCAGAAGCAGGCCGCCTGGCGGACTGACCCCACACGATCAGGGGCTGCTGGCTGCTTTGGCGATATCGGTACTCATGCTTACAATCTGGGTCGATATATTTCGGGGTTATTGCCCAAACAGATTTCTTGCCACCTGAGAACCTTTGAAACAGGGCGCGCTCTCGACGATTACGGTCACGCGGTGATTCAGTTTGAAAATGGTGCTTTGGGGACAGTCACAGCCAGCCAGGTGACCCATGGACGTGAAAATGATGTGACGATTGAAGTTGACGGAACCAAAGGTGCGATTCAGTGGCGGCAGGAAAACCCCAATGAATTGATTGTCCGTCGCAACGGGTCGGCACACCAGATCTACACCCGAGATCCGAATGCTCCGTATTTCCTGCCCCTGGCAAAGTCCTCCTGCCGACTCCCTAGTGGGCATCCCGAAGCCTTTTTCGAGGCTTTTGCCAATATCTATCGTGCGGCATTCGATGCCATGATTCTGCGAATCGAAGGCAAATCTTTTGAGACGAAAAACACGATCTACCCGAACGTTTACGACGGGGTCGAAGGGATGTATTTCATTCAGCAAAGTGTGGCCAGCAGCCGGGAAAATGGCGCCTGGCTACCTTTGCAGCATCAGGCTGCCCGCAAGTAA
- a CDS encoding S1C family serine protease yields MKVRVTCQSCFQPFMVAEEKLGKKVRCSQCNEVTIASASGRSSGKSSGGNGVPVPVVVGGGVALVVVAAVAVLALRANPVPVNPAPAAVVSTPAPATAGSAVPIVASSGGTSPVAVTTTPASASTSAGGTPAVTTPVAETTAMASGSTTPPAHTQSAPAATSPTPMPAPAGEAGSGGNAAVADAAPSSAATGGSAATGGSAEKPAVASASGTPAATGSSGGDASTDAKAKIRKSDFDLPSVTKLELPELIKRVEPSVVVITTSGKDGGGQGSGFVIDKEGTVVTNVHVIQGASKATVRLADGTKGEVTGVKLLIPTKDIAIVTVNLPVDKLHPLPVSKLIPDKGISTAAFGAPIGLSFTASEGIISSIRKADELDSSTKTEGMWLQTTSPISPGNSGGPLVDMFGSVVGMNTMQYSVGQNLNFAISSKDIYEAMDAAPDKSKPLDAVPELQEKPSIAQQRLAAKNEIGTARGARLFANVTEIFPINMARYRAVILDPTGNIWGRIVQRSESIVEKCGIDLSFVDDPSDDASVMLVHLDLRRSRKGGTNSGTQELFVRAELIVFDQEAERRVDKLNVVWKNEMSLGTISAQALATGNFPRGANENLTKFFATFQTAYQKAQRDAKKAEEEKPGEKSDEKSGEKSGEKSGEKSSSDDKSSAETKPEVKQDS; encoded by the coding sequence ATGAAAGTCCGTGTGACCTGTCAGTCATGTTTTCAACCCTTTATGGTTGCTGAAGAAAAACTGGGAAAGAAAGTTCGCTGCTCGCAATGCAATGAAGTGACAATTGCCAGTGCCAGCGGTCGTTCAAGTGGGAAATCCTCGGGAGGTAACGGCGTTCCGGTTCCTGTTGTGGTTGGTGGCGGTGTCGCTCTGGTGGTCGTGGCTGCCGTTGCTGTGCTGGCACTTCGCGCCAATCCAGTTCCAGTGAATCCTGCACCAGCAGCCGTTGTTTCGACACCCGCTCCGGCAACGGCTGGATCCGCTGTGCCGATTGTCGCTTCATCGGGGGGAACTTCTCCAGTTGCTGTGACAACGACTCCCGCAAGTGCATCAACCTCCGCCGGGGGCACTCCGGCAGTCACAACTCCTGTGGCCGAAACGACCGCCATGGCGAGTGGCTCCACGACTCCGCCGGCTCATACACAGTCTGCTCCTGCAGCCACTTCACCCACACCGATGCCAGCGCCAGCCGGTGAAGCGGGGTCTGGAGGTAACGCGGCCGTGGCAGATGCGGCTCCGAGTAGTGCCGCCACTGGGGGTAGTGCCGCCACTGGGGGTAGTGCTGAAAAACCGGCAGTCGCCTCGGCCTCTGGCACACCGGCTGCAACTGGCAGCTCGGGCGGAGATGCCTCGACAGATGCGAAAGCCAAGATCCGTAAGTCGGATTTCGATTTACCATCAGTCACCAAACTGGAACTTCCCGAGCTGATCAAACGAGTCGAACCCTCTGTCGTTGTGATTACCACCAGTGGTAAAGATGGTGGGGGGCAGGGGAGTGGTTTTGTCATCGATAAAGAAGGGACTGTCGTTACCAATGTCCATGTGATTCAGGGCGCGAGCAAGGCCACTGTCCGTCTGGCCGATGGAACTAAAGGAGAAGTCACTGGGGTCAAGCTGTTGATTCCCACAAAAGACATTGCCATTGTGACTGTCAACCTGCCCGTCGATAAGCTCCATCCCCTGCCAGTCAGTAAATTGATCCCTGACAAAGGGATTTCGACGGCGGCTTTTGGTGCTCCCATTGGTCTCTCGTTTACGGCTTCTGAAGGGATTATCAGCAGCATCCGTAAAGCGGATGAACTTGATTCCAGCACGAAAACTGAAGGGATGTGGCTCCAGACGACTTCGCCAATCTCTCCAGGGAACAGCGGTGGTCCGCTGGTTGATATGTTTGGCAGTGTGGTCGGGATGAATACGATGCAGTATTCGGTCGGCCAAAACCTGAACTTCGCCATCTCGTCCAAAGACATTTACGAGGCGATGGATGCAGCACCTGATAAGAGTAAGCCTCTCGATGCAGTCCCTGAACTCCAGGAAAAGCCATCGATCGCCCAGCAGCGTCTGGCTGCGAAGAATGAGATTGGCACAGCTCGTGGTGCCAGGCTCTTTGCGAACGTAACGGAAATCTTCCCCATCAATATGGCTCGCTACCGGGCTGTGATCCTCGATCCGACGGGAAATATCTGGGGGCGAATTGTTCAACGATCAGAATCAATTGTTGAGAAGTGCGGCATCGATCTTTCGTTCGTCGATGATCCCTCCGACGATGCCTCGGTCATGCTCGTGCATCTCGATTTAAGGCGTTCTCGCAAAGGGGGAACAAATTCCGGGACACAAGAATTGTTTGTACGGGCCGAGTTGATCGTGTTCGATCAGGAAGCTGAACGTCGGGTGGATAAGCTCAACGTCGTGTGGAAAAACGAGATGTCTTTGGGAACGATCAGCGCCCAGGCACTCGCCACAGGCAACTTCCCGCGTGGGGCGAATGAAAATCTCACGAAGTTCTTCGCGACATTCCAGACGGCTTATCAGAAAGCTCAAAGAGATGCCAAGAAAGCTGAAGAGGAAAAGCCCGGAGAAAAGTCAGATGAAAAATCGGGGGAAAAATCAGGCGAGAAATCAGGGGAGAAATCGTCCAGTGACGACAAGTCATCTGCAGAAACAAAGCCCGAAGTGAAACAGGATTCTTGA
- a CDS encoding THUMP-like domain-containing protein, translated as MNFTADEQIEWERWRRLKELPEIFQRLAEIEGPEFRRQELLRREYPAELVTLVMLVADLRQRAQGRFEYASRLWFDRKSLEQTTTEAIARHKARRFPVGETVVDLCSGAGGDAIALAARGPIVAVDSNPLQLVRLQWNAEVYGVDQKIEFQQGLAETIDISNKWVHIDPDRRPDLLTKGLSGRIQRIEDLAPPLEVLQNIMQQSRGGAIKLSPASNFGGKFPDAEIELISLSGECKEATVWFGELAGEAPFRATILPEGASLAGHPLSVMTRVEPPGRYIFDPDPAIVRSGLVDVMADQLDLWRLDDAEEYLTGSEPTLSPFVQTFEIEQIVSGNERELKAAIRERGYRELEIKCRHVRVDANQLRKKLPLGNGPAGVLFVARIAGKTSHVLARRLSYRSQSAVSKM; from the coding sequence TTGAATTTCACGGCTGACGAACAGATCGAGTGGGAACGCTGGCGGCGGCTGAAAGAATTGCCCGAGATTTTTCAACGTCTGGCTGAAATCGAAGGGCCCGAGTTTCGACGTCAGGAACTTCTGCGGAGAGAGTACCCTGCCGAACTGGTGACGTTAGTCATGCTGGTGGCTGATCTGCGGCAACGGGCTCAGGGACGTTTTGAATATGCCTCCAGGCTCTGGTTTGACCGGAAATCCCTCGAACAAACCACAACGGAAGCGATTGCCAGGCATAAAGCCAGGCGATTTCCTGTGGGTGAAACCGTCGTCGATTTATGCAGTGGTGCCGGCGGAGATGCGATCGCGTTAGCAGCACGTGGCCCCATTGTGGCTGTCGATTCCAATCCTCTCCAGCTGGTTCGACTCCAGTGGAATGCCGAGGTCTATGGCGTCGACCAAAAGATCGAATTTCAGCAGGGGCTGGCAGAGACCATCGACATCTCGAACAAGTGGGTTCACATTGACCCGGACCGTCGGCCCGATCTGTTGACGAAAGGTCTCAGTGGACGAATTCAGCGAATTGAGGATCTCGCACCACCACTCGAAGTACTGCAAAATATCATGCAGCAATCGCGTGGAGGTGCCATCAAGCTTTCACCAGCCAGCAACTTTGGTGGTAAATTCCCCGATGCCGAAATTGAACTGATCAGCCTGAGTGGAGAATGCAAAGAAGCCACGGTCTGGTTTGGGGAGTTAGCCGGAGAAGCCCCATTTCGCGCGACCATATTGCCCGAAGGTGCCAGCCTGGCCGGTCACCCGTTAAGTGTGATGACTCGGGTCGAACCACCAGGACGCTACATTTTTGATCCGGATCCGGCCATCGTGCGATCTGGATTAGTCGATGTGATGGCAGATCAGTTGGATCTGTGGCGATTGGATGACGCCGAGGAGTATCTGACGGGATCTGAGCCTACGTTAAGCCCGTTTGTACAAACATTTGAAATTGAGCAGATCGTCAGTGGAAACGAGCGAGAGTTGAAAGCGGCTATTCGAGAGCGTGGTTATCGCGAACTGGAGATTAAATGCCGCCATGTTCGCGTGGATGCCAATCAGCTGCGGAAAAAGCTCCCTTTGGGGAATGGGCCCGCCGGTGTGCTCTTCGTCGCTCGCATTGCCGGGAAGACCAGCCATGTTCTGGCGCGTCGCTTGAGTTATCGCAGCCAGTCTGCTGTCTCGAAGATGTAA
- a CDS encoding energy-coupling factor ABC transporter permease, which translates to MHVPDGVLSPVLCLSTAPLASAAVAFSLWNWRNELLRQPTATPSVLQAAGVGCAIFAMQMCNFAIPGQGFSGHLMGGALATILLGPWAACVIMAVILTIQASLFGDGGLSALGINILNMGVIPAAITAFLLKKLPASATGSLALRALTWFSVSALSVMAAVMALGVQLALGATATIDGTQTALLLLQTHVPIALSEGLITTLLAAIVLPYEATVRVRILFVLALCILPLTPAASILPDGLEATGEVVGFLANAQTWESWLPDYTIPGLVTHYWSTALAGLVGLAATASALLLLAEMIVIGQKSTRQPLES; encoded by the coding sequence ATGCATGTTCCAGATGGTGTCCTGTCTCCTGTGCTGTGCCTGAGCACTGCTCCCCTCGCGAGTGCTGCAGTCGCCTTCAGTTTATGGAACTGGCGGAATGAACTTCTCCGTCAACCAACAGCGACTCCGTCCGTCCTGCAGGCAGCAGGTGTGGGCTGTGCGATCTTTGCCATGCAGATGTGCAACTTCGCAATCCCCGGCCAGGGTTTTTCCGGCCATCTGATGGGCGGAGCCCTGGCAACGATTCTTTTGGGCCCCTGGGCGGCCTGTGTGATCATGGCCGTCATTCTAACGATTCAGGCCAGCCTCTTTGGAGATGGCGGACTCTCAGCACTGGGGATCAACATTCTCAACATGGGAGTGATCCCTGCGGCCATCACAGCCTTCTTGCTGAAGAAGCTCCCAGCATCCGCCACAGGATCGCTGGCTCTGCGTGCTTTGACCTGGTTCTCGGTGTCAGCTCTCAGTGTGATGGCAGCTGTCATGGCACTGGGTGTGCAACTGGCTCTGGGTGCGACAGCCACGATCGACGGGACACAAACTGCTCTCCTGCTCTTACAGACTCATGTTCCCATCGCTCTTAGTGAAGGGCTCATCACAACCTTACTGGCTGCCATCGTGCTGCCTTACGAAGCCACAGTTCGAGTCCGGATTCTGTTTGTGCTGGCTCTGTGCATCCTGCCTTTGACTCCCGCGGCTTCGATCCTGCCCGATGGCTTAGAGGCGACTGGCGAAGTGGTCGGCTTTCTCGCGAATGCCCAAACATGGGAATCATGGCTGCCGGATTACACCATACCAGGGCTAGTGACTCACTACTGGTCAACAGCACTGGCAGGTCTAGTGGGACTTGCAGCCACAGCATCTGCCCTGCTTCTGCTGGCCGAAATGATAGTGATCGGCCAAAAATCAACTCGTCAGCCGCTGGAGTCTTGA